Proteins from a genomic interval of Phenylobacterium sp. LH3H17:
- a CDS encoding ligase-associated DNA damage response DEXH box helicase, whose protein sequence is MADAAAPPPDLLPERFAAWFENRGWSPRAHQLDMVAKAREGRDALLIAPTGGGKTLAGFLPSLIELSERPPPNTPQGIHTLYISPLKALAVDVERNLMAPILQMGLPIIAESRTGDTGQARKQRQRVKAPDILLTTPEQLALFCAWEGARLYFENLKCVIVDEIHAIHASKRGDLLALDLARLQVFAPGLRRVGLSATVDDPDVIRRWLACAPPEGQQDPPPLGEGDREAVEGVEAPKRKSKSPSVSFADSSPGGGASGSRPEDTIDLVRGPPGAAPIVDMLLSEGRVPWAGHTAQHAMEEVYETIKGARTALVFVNTRFQAEFAFQELWRLNDDNLPIALHHGSLAAEQRRKVEAAMARGELKAVVCTSTLDLGIDWGDVDLVIQLASPKGASRMVQRIGRANHRLDEPSRALFVPANRFEMLECQAAREAIAENRFDGDPARVGALDVLAQHVMGCACSEPFDLLALYDEVCRAGPYRDLQWEDFEQVVDFVSTGGYALKTYDRFRRIVKGQDGLWRVRNPQTAQRHRLNVGAILSPAMLAVRIAMGGKALRGGRKIGEVEEGMLEMLDPGDTFVFAGQVWSLVAVTGLDVLVRPATHKDPKMPSWGGSKFALSTFLAKRVRELMFDQEHWKVLPADVREWLEIQRDRSLIPKDEEMLLETFPRGKRQFLVVYPFEGRLAHTTLAMLLTRRLERLGAEPLGFVCNDYAMAVWAQQPLDGLDFDELFDQDMLGDDLESWLAESFMMKRAFKGCAIISGLIERRFPGEEKTGRQITFSTDLIYDVLRRHQPDHLLLRCARDDAATGLIDVARLGLMLARIKGKIRHAALDHLSPFSVPILLEIGKERSPGQIGERILAEAEGDLIAEALA, encoded by the coding sequence ATGGCTGACGCAGCGGCGCCCCCGCCGGACCTCCTGCCCGAACGTTTCGCCGCCTGGTTCGAGAACCGGGGCTGGAGCCCGCGCGCCCATCAGCTCGACATGGTGGCCAAGGCGCGGGAGGGCCGCGACGCCCTGCTGATCGCCCCAACCGGGGGCGGCAAGACCCTGGCCGGCTTCCTGCCCAGCCTGATCGAGCTTTCCGAACGCCCGCCGCCCAACACGCCCCAGGGCATCCACACCCTCTATATCTCGCCGCTGAAAGCCCTGGCCGTCGACGTCGAGCGCAATCTGATGGCGCCGATCCTCCAGATGGGCCTGCCCATCATCGCCGAGAGCCGTACCGGCGACACGGGCCAGGCGCGCAAGCAGCGCCAGCGGGTCAAGGCGCCCGACATCCTGCTGACCACCCCCGAACAGCTCGCCCTGTTCTGCGCCTGGGAGGGGGCCCGGCTCTATTTCGAGAACCTGAAATGCGTGATCGTCGACGAGATCCACGCCATCCACGCCAGCAAACGCGGCGACCTGCTGGCGCTGGACCTGGCGCGGCTGCAGGTGTTCGCACCAGGCCTGCGCCGCGTGGGCCTGTCGGCCACGGTGGACGATCCCGACGTCATCCGCAGATGGCTGGCCTGCGCGCCGCCCGAGGGGCAGCAAGATCCTCCCCCTCTGGGGGAGGGGGACCGCGAAGCGGTGGAGGGGGTTGAAGCCCCCAAAAGGAAGTCAAAGTCCCCCTCAGTCAGCTTCGCTGACAGCTCCCCCGGAGGGGGAGCATCTGGGAGCCGTCCCGAAGACACCATCGACCTGGTACGCGGCCCGCCTGGCGCAGCGCCCATCGTAGACATGCTGCTGTCGGAGGGTCGGGTGCCCTGGGCGGGCCACACCGCCCAGCACGCCATGGAGGAGGTCTACGAAACCATCAAGGGCGCCAGGACCGCCCTGGTCTTCGTCAACACCCGCTTCCAGGCCGAGTTCGCCTTCCAGGAGCTGTGGCGGCTGAACGACGACAATCTTCCCATCGCCCTGCACCACGGCTCGCTGGCCGCCGAGCAGCGGCGCAAGGTCGAGGCGGCTATGGCGCGCGGCGAGCTGAAGGCGGTGGTCTGCACCTCCACCCTCGACCTCGGCATTGACTGGGGCGACGTCGACCTGGTGATCCAGCTCGCCTCGCCGAAGGGCGCCAGCCGCATGGTGCAACGGATCGGCCGGGCCAACCACCGGCTGGACGAGCCGTCGCGCGCCCTGTTCGTACCGGCCAACCGCTTCGAGATGCTGGAATGCCAGGCCGCCCGCGAGGCCATCGCCGAAAACCGCTTCGACGGCGACCCCGCCCGGGTCGGCGCCCTCGACGTCCTGGCCCAGCACGTCATGGGCTGCGCCTGCTCCGAGCCCTTCGACCTGCTCGCCCTCTATGACGAGGTCTGTCGCGCTGGCCCCTACCGCGACCTGCAGTGGGAGGACTTCGAGCAGGTCGTCGACTTCGTCTCCACCGGCGGCTATGCGCTGAAGACCTATGATCGGTTCCGACGGATCGTGAAGGGTCAGGACGGTCTTTGGCGCGTCCGCAATCCCCAGACCGCCCAGCGCCATCGCCTGAATGTCGGGGCCATCCTCTCGCCGGCCATGCTCGCCGTGCGGATCGCCATGGGCGGCAAGGCTCTGCGCGGCGGCCGCAAGATCGGCGAGGTCGAGGAGGGCATGCTGGAGATGCTGGATCCCGGCGACACCTTCGTCTTCGCCGGCCAGGTCTGGTCGCTGGTGGCGGTGACCGGCCTGGACGTGCTGGTGCGGCCTGCCACGCACAAGGACCCGAAGATGCCCTCCTGGGGCGGCTCTAAGTTCGCGCTCTCGACCTTCCTGGCTAAGCGGGTGCGGGAGCTGATGTTCGACCAGGAGCACTGGAAGGTGCTGCCGGCCGACGTCCGCGAGTGGCTGGAGATTCAGCGAGACCGCTCCCTGATCCCCAAGGATGAGGAGATGCTGCTGGAGACCTTCCCGCGCGGGAAGCGCCAATTCCTGGTGGTCTATCCGTTCGAGGGCCGCCTGGCCCACACAACCCTGGCCATGCTGCTGACCCGGCGGCTGGAGCGGCTGGGCGCCGAGCCGCTGGGCTTCGTCTGCAACGACTATGCGATGGCCGTCTGGGCGCAGCAGCCGCTGGACGGACTCGATTTCGACGAACTCTTCGACCAGGACATGCTGGGTGACGACCTGGAATCCTGGCTCGCCGAGAGCTTCATGATGAAGCGCGCCTTCAAGGGGTGTGCGATCATCTCCGGGCTCATCGAGCGGCGATTCCCGGGCGAGGAGAAAACCGGACGCCAGATTACCTTCTCAACGGACCTGATCTACGACGTGCTCCGCCGCCACCAGCCCGACCACCTGCTGCTCCGCTGCGCGCGGGACGACGCCGCCACCGGCCTGATCGACGTGGCGCGCCTGGGCCTGATGCTGGCGCGGATCAAGGGCAAGATCCGCCACGCCGCCCTCGACCATTTGTCACCCTTCTCGGTGCCGATCCTGCTGGAGATCGGCAAGGAACGTTCCCCCGGCCAGATCGGCGAACGCATCCTGGCCGAGGCCGAGGGCGACCTGATCGCCGAGGCCCTGGCATGA
- a CDS encoding GFA family protein has protein sequence MTQTGECFCGAVKIEATGEPEAMGYCHCRSCRSWSGGPVNAFSLWKPEAVRVTSGAEYVATYSKTDLSQRQYCSKCGGHLMTNHPPLSLIDVFAATLPGLDFKPGVHVNYAETVLPMKDGLPKLKDFPAEFGGSGEAIPE, from the coding sequence ATGACCCAGACGGGCGAGTGCTTTTGCGGCGCGGTGAAGATCGAGGCGACGGGCGAGCCCGAAGCGATGGGCTACTGCCATTGCCGATCGTGCCGCTCCTGGTCCGGCGGGCCAGTGAACGCCTTCAGCCTGTGGAAGCCAGAGGCGGTGCGGGTGACCTCAGGCGCTGAATATGTGGCGACCTATTCGAAGACCGATCTCAGCCAGCGCCAGTACTGTTCCAAGTGCGGCGGGCATTTGATGACCAACCATCCGCCGCTCAGCCTGATCGACGTCTTCGCCGCCACCCTGCCGGGTCTGGATTTCAAGCCCGGCGTGCATGTGAACTACGCCGAGACGGTGTTGCCGATGAAGGACGGCCTTCCGAAGCTGAAGGACTTCCCAGCCGAGTTCGGTGGTTCCGGCGAGGCGATTCCGGAGTAG
- a CDS encoding peptidoglycan-binding protein, which translates to MTSATPWSVKGIDPKAREVAKDLARRSGMTLGEWLNRMILEDVEDEGPEEITSQAYFSQRPERGYIETPRAAEPAPRTPPSRFEAPQHPADEIGRIGMALDRLSGKLDQGGGHPRIDPAPTATELAVREALVRLEVAERENIAVAARFEGAVQEARGEQARLAERLRRIELEASGPRSAEALRSLEAALGKVATHLYEGEGRTRETLEVMEQRIEELSSSGWGDPASLIEEVASRVDARLSDAETRTAEALIDLGKAFANLDTRVETVENGASPAIEERLTALSTTLSQRVEQVRGEIAQKLQAAADGRFDRMETKLGEMAETVRKAEATSGQAIEKMGREVLTMADTLNRRVQATEQRSADAIDQVGGEVARIAQAMETRLGRSEGVHAEALERLGLEIGKITERLAERIGSSERRAAQAIDDVGEQVARVSERIQQRHERSSEDLSERIRLSEERTARLLDEAREKIDRSLAESQRRLAEQVAAATPPRAAEPPSPFDADPFADFGPAEPAADPLALQAFAAPGAPPEARIEPAAPFPSEPERPAFDAADFEAADGFAPIETVSEEVASPFEEVEARQPEAPAIEAEPEQLVFDTAPAASAAEEIDLDATQHDFPELEDEALDEPPLQALDQEPDAAPEEEPSRPLSTREVIEQARAAARAAASTGDAKKAKGRLEKFLKPSDKLTKPDKAAKPAGKSLFSGFGARPPKRAAGSALHSALLVAGGAAFLSLGAAGIIVMDGQPGGEPPQRVADALATMKSQGGEIAGAEADTTPFPDSRAAVALAPTSITALPATPEVSAELATLYADAVSAIETKQAGGLESLRKAANLGHSPAQFYLAKLYEKGEAGLKADPAEARRWTERAAQGGNRHAMHNLGIAFINGDGGPKNSTTAAQWFRRAADLGLVDSQFNLGALYEQGLGVSQNAAEAYKWYLIAAKAGDEGALKSAARVRSGLSGEARSIAETAARSYRPTTPNPSLGTASIMAPAPTVATAQRALSKLGYYEGPVDGVPSPALKMAIVAYQRYETLPPTGALDPATVSRLQVFTR; encoded by the coding sequence ATGACGTCGGCGACGCCTTGGAGCGTCAAGGGGATCGATCCCAAGGCACGGGAGGTCGCAAAGGACCTGGCCCGTCGCTCCGGAATGACGCTCGGTGAGTGGCTCAATCGCATGATCCTCGAGGATGTCGAGGACGAGGGCCCCGAGGAAATCACCTCCCAGGCCTATTTCAGCCAGCGCCCCGAGCGGGGCTATATAGAGACACCGAGAGCGGCCGAGCCCGCGCCGCGGACGCCGCCCAGCCGCTTCGAAGCCCCTCAGCATCCCGCCGACGAGATCGGCCGCATCGGTATGGCGCTGGACCGCCTGTCGGGCAAGCTCGACCAGGGCGGGGGCCACCCCCGGATCGACCCGGCGCCGACCGCCACCGAGCTCGCGGTTCGCGAAGCCCTGGTGCGCCTGGAAGTCGCCGAACGTGAGAACATCGCCGTCGCCGCCCGCTTCGAGGGCGCCGTGCAGGAAGCCCGCGGCGAGCAGGCGCGCCTGGCCGAACGCCTGCGGCGGATCGAGCTGGAGGCCTCGGGGCCCCGCTCGGCCGAGGCCCTGCGCTCCCTGGAAGCCGCCTTGGGCAAGGTCGCGACCCACCTCTATGAAGGCGAGGGCCGCACCCGCGAGACCCTCGAGGTCATGGAACAGCGGATCGAGGAGCTCTCGAGCAGCGGCTGGGGCGACCCGGCCAGCCTGATCGAGGAGGTCGCCTCCCGGGTCGACGCTCGGCTGAGCGACGCCGAGACGCGCACGGCCGAGGCCCTGATCGACCTCGGCAAGGCCTTCGCCAACCTGGACACCCGGGTCGAGACCGTTGAGAACGGCGCGAGCCCGGCGATCGAGGAACGGCTGACCGCCCTCTCGACCACCCTGTCACAGCGCGTGGAGCAGGTTCGCGGCGAGATCGCCCAGAAACTGCAGGCCGCCGCCGACGGCCGCTTCGACCGCATGGAGACCAAGCTCGGCGAGATGGCCGAGACCGTCCGCAAGGCCGAGGCGACCTCTGGCCAGGCCATCGAGAAGATGGGCCGCGAAGTCCTGACCATGGCCGACACGCTGAACCGGCGGGTCCAGGCCACGGAACAACGCAGCGCCGACGCCATCGACCAGGTCGGGGGCGAGGTCGCCCGCATCGCCCAGGCCATGGAGACCCGGCTGGGCCGCAGCGAGGGCGTCCACGCCGAGGCCCTGGAGCGGCTCGGCTTGGAGATCGGCAAGATCACCGAACGGCTGGCCGAGCGGATCGGCAGCTCCGAGCGCCGCGCGGCCCAGGCCATCGACGATGTCGGCGAGCAGGTCGCCCGCGTGAGCGAGCGGATCCAGCAGCGCCACGAGCGAAGCTCCGAGGACCTGTCCGAGCGCATCCGCCTCAGCGAGGAGCGCACGGCGCGCCTGCTGGATGAGGCCCGCGAGAAGATCGACCGCAGCCTGGCCGAGTCCCAACGCCGACTGGCCGAACAGGTGGCCGCCGCCACGCCGCCGCGCGCCGCCGAGCCGCCTTCGCCGTTCGACGCCGATCCCTTCGCGGACTTCGGTCCGGCCGAGCCGGCCGCCGACCCCCTGGCCCTGCAGGCCTTCGCCGCGCCGGGCGCGCCGCCCGAGGCTCGTATCGAGCCCGCCGCCCCGTTCCCCAGCGAGCCCGAACGGCCGGCCTTCGACGCCGCCGACTTCGAGGCCGCCGACGGCTTCGCCCCCATCGAGACGGTCTCCGAGGAGGTCGCGTCCCCCTTCGAGGAGGTCGAGGCCCGACAGCCTGAGGCGCCGGCGATCGAGGCCGAGCCCGAGCAACTCGTGTTCGACACCGCGCCAGCCGCTTCGGCCGCCGAGGAGATCGACCTCGACGCCACCCAGCACGACTTTCCGGAGCTGGAGGACGAAGCCCTCGACGAACCGCCCCTCCAGGCTCTCGACCAGGAGCCGGATGCCGCCCCGGAAGAGGAACCGTCCCGGCCGCTGTCCACCCGCGAAGTCATCGAACAGGCCCGCGCCGCGGCCCGCGCGGCGGCGAGCACCGGCGACGCCAAGAAAGCCAAGGGCCGGCTCGAGAAGTTCCTCAAGCCGTCCGACAAGCTCACCAAGCCGGACAAGGCCGCGAAGCCAGCGGGCAAGTCGCTGTTCTCCGGCTTTGGCGCCCGCCCGCCCAAGCGGGCAGCCGGCTCGGCCCTGCATAGCGCTCTGCTGGTGGCCGGCGGCGCGGCCTTCCTCAGCCTGGGTGCGGCCGGCATCATCGTGATGGACGGCCAGCCGGGCGGCGAGCCGCCCCAGCGCGTGGCCGACGCCCTGGCGACCATGAAGAGCCAAGGCGGCGAGATCGCCGGCGCCGAGGCCGACACCACTCCGTTCCCGGACAGCCGGGCCGCGGTCGCCCTGGCGCCGACGTCGATCACCGCCCTGCCGGCCACGCCCGAGGTCAGCGCCGAACTGGCCACGCTCTACGCCGATGCGGTCAGCGCCATCGAGACCAAGCAGGCTGGCGGGCTCGAAAGCCTGCGCAAGGCGGCCAATCTTGGCCATTCGCCGGCCCAGTTCTATCTCGCCAAGCTCTATGAGAAGGGTGAGGCGGGCCTGAAGGCCGATCCGGCCGAGGCGCGCCGCTGGACCGAACGCGCGGCCCAGGGCGGCAACCGCCACGCCATGCACAATCTGGGCATCGCCTTCATCAACGGGGACGGTGGGCCGAAGAACTCCACCACCGCGGCCCAGTGGTTCCGCCGCGCGGCCGACCTCGGTCTGGTCGACAGCCAGTTCAATCTGGGCGCCCTCTACGAGCAGGGCCTGGGCGTCAGCCAGAACGCCGCCGAGGCCTACAAGTGGTACCTGATCGCCGCCAAGGCCGGCGACGAGGGCGCGCTGAAGAGCGCGGCCCGGGTCCGCTCCGGCCTGTCGGGCGAGGCGCGCAGCATCGCCGAGACTGCCGCGCGCAGCTATCGCCCGACCACGCCGAACCCGTCGCTGGGGACGGCCTCGATCATGGCCCCGGCGCCGACCGTGGCCACCGCCCAGCGCGCCCTGTCTAAGCTCGGCTATTACGAAGGCCCGGTCGACGGCGTCCCCTCGCCGGCGCTCAAGATGGCGATCGTGGCCTACCAGCGCTACGAGACCCTTCCGCCTACCGGCGCCCTCGACCCGGCCACTGTCTCGCGTCTGCAGGTCTTCACGCGGTGA
- a CDS encoding bifunctional lysylphosphatidylglycerol flippase/synthetase MprF, translated as MRFWQELKPTAYAAAPITAAALSLTAGVMLLASGATPSIPDRFVALYKVTPVVLIEVSHFLSSIVGLMLVLLAFGLKARLDAAWAAAVAALLIAAPLALLKAFAWEEAATLAVMAVILIPLHGAFPRKARLSSMEVTPGWLFSAFAVVAGAGLLGLWSFQHADYGDMPFWKVMADADAARAARAWAGAAVLLFAFGIWRLIASAATPKVVGESDPELARVRAILAKAEEAEPGANLALLGDKRFIFSATGESFLMFGARGRSWIALGAPVGRSDERMELFWRFRELADAHAARPGFYGLDAEDLPDIVELGFSISKVGESAAVALDSFTIEGTKRGNLRRAWRQACEAGASFEVVPPQGVWEIMPQLQAISDAWLVHHAGGDKCFSMGGFYPNYVAEFPVGIVRFEGRIVAFATLWVTAGKTSFSMDLMRYVDDGPKRIMDYLFVELIEWGREQGYQAVDFGMAPLSGLDDRPLAPVLSRVGALIFERGEDIYNFQGVRSYKGKYDPVWRPRYIAAPNKWAIPLILADMGLLTSGGMASLAKRPRREEVQAAAA; from the coding sequence ATGCGATTTTGGCAGGAACTGAAGCCGACGGCCTACGCCGCGGCCCCGATCACGGCGGCGGCGCTCAGCCTGACCGCCGGGGTCATGCTCCTGGCCTCCGGGGCCACGCCCTCGATCCCTGACCGCTTTGTGGCGCTCTACAAGGTCACCCCGGTGGTCCTGATCGAGGTCAGCCACTTCCTCTCCAGCATCGTCGGCCTGATGCTCGTCCTGCTGGCCTTCGGCCTGAAGGCGCGGCTGGACGCGGCCTGGGCCGCGGCGGTGGCCGCCCTGCTGATCGCCGCCCCGCTGGCCCTGCTCAAGGCCTTCGCCTGGGAGGAAGCCGCGACCTTGGCGGTGATGGCGGTAATCCTGATACCCCTGCATGGCGCTTTCCCACGCAAGGCGCGGCTCTCCAGCATGGAGGTGACGCCGGGCTGGCTGTTCTCGGCCTTCGCCGTGGTGGCGGGCGCCGGCCTGCTGGGCCTCTGGTCGTTCCAACACGCCGACTATGGCGACATGCCGTTCTGGAAGGTGATGGCCGACGCGGACGCTGCACGCGCGGCGCGGGCCTGGGCGGGGGCGGCAGTGTTGCTGTTCGCCTTCGGGATCTGGCGGCTGATCGCCTCGGCGGCCACGCCCAAGGTGGTGGGAGAATCCGACCCCGAGCTCGCCCGGGTGCGCGCTATCCTGGCCAAGGCGGAGGAGGCCGAACCCGGCGCGAATCTGGCCCTGCTGGGGGACAAGCGCTTCATCTTCTCCGCCACGGGCGAGAGCTTCCTCATGTTCGGCGCGCGCGGCCGTTCCTGGATCGCGCTGGGCGCGCCGGTCGGACGCTCCGACGAGCGCATGGAGCTGTTCTGGCGTTTCCGCGAACTGGCCGACGCTCATGCCGCCCGCCCGGGCTTCTACGGCCTGGACGCCGAGGACCTGCCCGACATCGTCGAACTAGGCTTCTCGATCTCCAAGGTCGGCGAGTCCGCGGCCGTCGCCCTGGACAGCTTCACCATCGAGGGCACCAAGCGCGGCAACCTGCGGCGCGCCTGGCGTCAGGCCTGCGAGGCGGGGGCCAGTTTCGAGGTCGTGCCGCCTCAGGGCGTCTGGGAGATCATGCCGCAGCTGCAGGCGATCTCCGACGCCTGGCTGGTCCACCATGCCGGCGGCGACAAGTGCTTCTCCATGGGCGGCTTCTATCCGAACTACGTTGCGGAGTTCCCGGTGGGGATCGTGCGCTTCGAGGGGCGGATCGTCGCTTTCGCCACCCTGTGGGTGACCGCCGGCAAGACCTCGTTCTCCATGGACCTGATGCGCTACGTCGATGACGGCCCTAAGCGGATCATGGACTATCTGTTCGTCGAGCTGATCGAGTGGGGCCGCGAGCAGGGCTACCAGGCCGTCGATTTCGGCATGGCGCCCCTGTCGGGCCTGGACGATCGGCCGCTGGCCCCGGTGCTGTCGCGGGTTGGCGCGCTGATCTTCGAGCGGGGCGAGGACATCTACAACTTCCAGGGCGTTCGTTCATACAAGGGCAAGTACGACCCGGTCTGGCGGCCTCGCTACATCGCCGCCCCCAACAAGTGGGCGATCCCGCTGATCCTGGCCGACATGGGGCTGCTCACCTCCGGCGGCATGGCCAGCCTCGCCAAACGCCCGAGGCGGGAAGAGGTCCAGGCCGCGGCGGCCTAG
- the pdeM gene encoding ligase-associated DNA damage response endonuclease PdeM translates to MSALAQPRQPYAFGASPCGGLRTTLLGVDVILRASGALWIEQTRMLVVADLHLEKGSSFAMRGQMLPPYDTRDTLTRLAAEVGAAAPQVVVLLGDTFHDRTSEARLAEDDAQRLRDLAGLTRLIWVIGNHDADGPQALPGEVADELTVAGLTLRHEPQGGLQPGEVAGHLHPCARVVASRGSVRRRCFVTDGERMVVPAFGAYAGGLSVRDQAFTGFFSRDPLCGALGADRVHAVGWRSVAGD, encoded by the coding sequence ATGAGCGCGCTCGCCCAACCCCGCCAGCCCTACGCCTTCGGGGCCAGCCCCTGCGGCGGCCTGCGCACCACCCTGCTCGGCGTCGACGTGATCCTGCGCGCCAGCGGGGCGCTGTGGATCGAGCAGACCCGCATGCTGGTGGTGGCCGACCTGCACCTGGAGAAGGGCTCCTCCTTCGCCATGCGCGGCCAGATGCTGCCGCCTTACGACACCCGCGACACCCTGACCCGCCTGGCCGCCGAAGTCGGCGCCGCGGCGCCGCAGGTGGTCGTCTTGCTGGGCGACACCTTCCATGACCGCACCTCCGAGGCGCGACTGGCGGAAGACGACGCCCAGCGCCTGCGCGACCTGGCCGGACTGACCCGCCTCATCTGGGTGATCGGCAACCACGACGCCGACGGCCCCCAGGCCCTGCCCGGCGAGGTGGCCGATGAGCTGACGGTGGCGGGTCTCACTCTGAGGCACGAACCCCAGGGCGGCTTGCAGCCCGGCGAGGTCGCGGGCCATCTGCATCCCTGCGCCCGGGTGGTGGCCTCCCGCGGCAGCGTGCGGCGGCGGTGTTTCGTCACCGATGGGGAGCGGATGGTGGTCCCGGCCTTCGGCGCCTATGCCGGCGGTCTCAGCGTCCGCGACCAGGCCTTCACGGGCTTCTTCTCGCGCGACCCGCTCTGCGGCGCCTTGGGCGCGGACCGGGTCCACGCGGTCGGCTGGCGCTCCGTGGCCGGGGACTAG
- a CDS encoding sulfite exporter TauE/SafE family protein has product MDLYLPIAEVSVNAPLLVALGASVGFISGLFGIGGGFLMTPVLVFLGIPPAVAVASEANHVAASSTSSVISYTRRKAVDFRMGGVLAAGGAVGSFLGVEVFRWLRLLGQADLVVSLSYLVFLGVIGALMLWESLGSILRRRRGGGAGPRRDRRPPWLYGLPLKMRFPRSRLYISVIPPVLLGVFVGVLSAIMGVGGGFILIPAMVYVLRMPAGVVVGTSLFQIIITTSLTSVLQAGRNQTVDVVLATLLLIGGVLGAQVGARASSRFRAEELRALLAIIVLAVGLRMGLGLFFTPDEPFVLMAGSG; this is encoded by the coding sequence TTGGACCTTTACCTGCCCATAGCCGAAGTTTCGGTGAACGCCCCCCTGCTGGTGGCGCTCGGCGCGTCGGTGGGGTTCATCTCGGGCCTTTTCGGCATCGGCGGCGGCTTCCTGATGACCCCGGTGCTGGTCTTCCTGGGCATCCCGCCCGCCGTGGCGGTGGCCAGCGAGGCCAACCACGTGGCCGCCTCCTCGACCTCCAGCGTCATCTCCTACACCCGCCGAAAGGCGGTCGACTTCCGCATGGGCGGGGTGCTGGCCGCAGGCGGGGCCGTGGGCTCCTTCCTGGGCGTCGAAGTGTTCCGCTGGCTGCGGCTGCTGGGCCAGGCCGACCTGGTGGTGTCGCTGTCCTACCTGGTCTTCCTGGGCGTCATCGGCGCCCTGATGCTGTGGGAGTCGCTGGGTTCGATCCTGCGCCGCCGCCGCGGCGGAGGCGCCGGCCCCCGCCGGGACCGCCGCCCGCCCTGGCTCTACGGCCTGCCCCTGAAGATGCGCTTCCCGCGCTCGCGGCTCTATATCAGCGTCATCCCCCCGGTCCTTCTGGGGGTCTTCGTGGGTGTGTTGTCGGCGATCATGGGGGTGGGCGGCGGCTTCATCCTGATCCCGGCCATGGTCTATGTGCTGCGCATGCCGGCCGGTGTGGTGGTCGGCACCAGCCTGTTCCAGATCATCATCACCACCTCGCTGACCAGCGTGCTGCAGGCCGGCCGCAACCAGACGGTGGACGTGGTGCTGGCGACCCTCCTGCTGATCGGCGGCGTGCTGGGCGCCCAGGTGGGCGCGCGGGCCTCGTCGCGCTTCCGGGCCGAAGAGCTGCGCGCCCTGCTGGCCATCATCGTCCTGGCGGTGGGCCTGCGCATGGGGCTCGGCCTATTCTTCACCCCCGATGAGCCCTTCGTCCTCATGGCGGGGAGCGGCTGA
- a CDS encoding TIGR02186 family protein, translating to MIDALPPPSPSLAPAAVSAALTTTSVKVTSSFRGARIVLYGAVFDPAARPSDVVVIVRGPDAPLRIARKTKVAGIWVNSRPVVFEGAPGFYMTASTRPLDQIAGFGPLRRLGAGIDHLAINAPFEQRVETRYGVRDVVVSRLGADYLDWRRAVVRLKQNAGLYAADDRGVTFVDRGLFKAEIDLPTAAPIGVYTAEIILFQNGQPVSRRLRGLTVEKVGLERALYLFAHERPWSYGLVSVVIALAAGWAASVAFRRN from the coding sequence ATGATCGACGCCCTTCCACCGCCATCTCCGTCTCTCGCGCCGGCCGCCGTCTCGGCGGCCTTGACCACCACCAGCGTCAAGGTCACATCCAGCTTCCGCGGCGCGCGCATCGTTCTCTATGGGGCGGTGTTCGATCCGGCCGCCCGGCCCAGCGACGTGGTGGTGATCGTCCGCGGCCCCGACGCGCCTCTGCGGATCGCGCGCAAGACCAAGGTGGCCGGGATCTGGGTCAATTCCCGCCCGGTGGTGTTCGAGGGCGCGCCGGGCTTCTACATGACCGCGTCGACCCGGCCGCTGGACCAGATCGCCGGCTTCGGGCCCCTTCGTCGGCTGGGGGCGGGGATCGACCACCTGGCCATCAACGCCCCCTTCGAACAGCGGGTGGAGACCCGCTACGGGGTCCGCGACGTGGTGGTCAGCCGCCTGGGCGCCGACTATCTCGACTGGCGTCGGGCCGTGGTGCGGCTCAAGCAGAACGCTGGCCTCTACGCCGCCGACGACCGGGGCGTCACCTTCGTCGACCGGGGTCTGTTCAAGGCCGAGATCGACCTGCCGACCGCCGCCCCGATCGGGGTCTACACCGCCGAGATCATCCTCTTCCAGAACGGCCAGCCCGTCTCGCGGCGCCTGCGCGGCCTGACGGTGGAGAAGGTCGGCCTCGAGCGGGCCCTTTACCTTTTCGCGCACGAGAGGCCATGGTCGTACGGCCTGGTTTCGGTCGTCATCGCCTTGGCGGCCGGCTGGGCCGCCTCGGTCGCTTTCCGGAGGAACTGA
- a CDS encoding DUF3429 domain-containing protein: MDIRADVELEPAAAPLPLWIIALLCMVPFPVSALAYAYGPADVAGPALTVILTWSAVVMGFLGGIRWGLESARTEPRWTRLVHSLISPIAGWALLFTRGAIDTPWLLCGFLVAFILQWLFDHTAPDVPARYPKLMTVLTLGAGLSLAVALEQALTL, encoded by the coding sequence TTGGACATTCGCGCCGACGTCGAGCTCGAACCGGCCGCCGCGCCGCTTCCGCTCTGGATCATCGCCCTGCTCTGCATGGTCCCGTTCCCGGTCTCGGCCCTGGCCTACGCCTACGGCCCGGCGGACGTCGCGGGGCCCGCCCTGACCGTGATCCTGACCTGGTCGGCGGTGGTCATGGGCTTCCTGGGCGGCATCCGCTGGGGCCTGGAGAGCGCGCGGACCGAGCCACGCTGGACGCGGCTGGTCCATTCGCTGATCTCGCCCATCGCCGGCTGGGCGTTGCTGTTCACGCGCGGGGCGATCGACACGCCCTGGCTGCTGTGCGGCTTCCTGGTCGCCTTCATCCTGCAATGGCTGTTCGACCACACCGCCCCGGACGTGCCGGCCCGCTATCCGAAGCTGATGACGGTGCTGACCCTGGGCGCGGGCCTCTCCCTGGCCGTGGCCCTGGAACAGGCGCTGACGCTCTAG